Within bacterium, the genomic segment CGGTCAACATCCTCAATGTCCGCGGCAAGATCAAGCGCCTGGGCAGGAGTTTCGGCAAACGCCGGGACTGGAAGAAGGCAGTGGTGACCCTGAAAAAGGGCAGCACCATCGAATTCTTCGAGGGGATCTAGGAGTCTGCCGAAGAGATGCACGCAGACTCCTGGGTATAAATATCCATCAACCCGGAGTCAAATGAGTTCTTGAAAAACAGCGAGAAATGAAAAGGACAGGGCAAGGAGCGATAAGAATATGGCTATCAGGAAACTGAAACCTACATCGCCGGGACGGCGGTTCCAGACGATCAACGATTTTGCCGAGGTCACGACCAGCAAGCCCGAAAAGAGCCTCCTCGCACCTCTGAAGAAAACCGGGGGGAGGAACAACACCGGGCGGGTCACCGCATGGCAGAGGGGCGGAGGGCACAAGCGCCGATACCGGATCATCGATTTCAAGAGGGACAAGTTCGGTATCCCGGCCAGGGTCCGCTCCATCGAGTACGATCCGAACCGCAGCGCCTATATCGCTTTGCTAGTTTACGCCGACGGAGAGAAACGCTATATCCTGGCTCCCCAGAACCTGAACGTGGGGGACGAGGTCATCAGCGATGAGAAGACCGATATCAGGCCCGGAAACGCCATGAAACTGCGTAATACGCCTTTGGGGACCCAGGTCCACAATGTGGAACTTAAAGAGGGCAAGGGCGGACAGATGGTACGCAGCGCTGGGAATTACGCCCAGCTCATGGCCAAGGAGGGTGATTTCGCGACCTTGCGGCTTCCCTCGGGAGAGATACGGATGGTACGTCTCGATTGCATGGTCACGGTAGGCCAGCTGGGCAACACCCAGCATGAGATCGTTTCCATTGGTAAAGCCGGCCGTTCAAGGTGGCTGGGCCGCAGGCCCAACGTGAGGGGCGTTGCCATGAACCCCGTCGACCACCCCATGGGCGGCGGCGAGGGGAAGAGCTCCGGCGGACGGCATCCCTGCACACCTTGGGGTAAGCCGACAAAAGGCTACAAGACCAGGAGCAAAAACAAGAATTCTGACCGCTATATCGTGAAGCGGCGGTCCTAGACCGGGAGGATTGCGTTGGCCAGGTCCATAAAAAAAGGTCCCTTCGTGGACGACCACCTCACCAAGAAGGTGCAGACCATGGAGGAAAGCGGGGAGAAGAGGGTCGTCAGGACATGGTCGAGAAGGTCCATGATCCTACCCGAGATGGTCGGGTACACTTTCGCCGTCCACAACGGGAAAATCTTTGTGCCGGTCTTCGTCAGCGAGAACATGGTAGGCCACAGGCTCGGCGAGTTCTCGCCCACGAGGACATACAAGGGTCACACGTCAAAGGCTGACAGGAGAGGCAAGAGGTAAGCTTGTCTTACCAGCGAGGATAAGTCATGGAATCGACTGCAAAAGCCAGATATGTCCGCATTGCCCCGAGAAAACTCAGGCTCGTGATGGACATGGTTAGAGGTAAGCCGGTGGAAGATGCTCTTCGCACCCTCGGGCTTGTGAGAAAGAGCGCGTCGCCGGTACTCGCAAAGGTGATCAAGTCTGCCCTGGCCAACGCCGGGAACAACCACGGTATGAACACGGACAGCCTTTTCATCAAGGAGGCCTATGTCGATGAGGGGCCGACCCTTAAACGGTTCATGCCAAGGGCTATGGGCCGGGCGACTGCGATCAGGAAAAGGACGAGCCACATCACCGTCGTCCTTTCCGAGAAATAAGGAGGAGATTTTGGGCCAGAAAGTCCACCCGAAGGGGTTCCGCCTGGGGATCATCAAGGACTGGGATTCCCGCTGGTACGCTGAGAAGGATTACGCCAAGCTGCTCCACGAGGATATCCGTATCCGCGGCTTTATCAAGGAGAGGCTTTTTAACGCGGGTGTTTCCAGTATCATCATCGAAAGAACGGCCAAGCGGGCCAGGATCAACATCCACGCCGCGCGCCCTGGGATCATCATCGGTAAGAAGGGCTCCGAAGTGGAAGTGCTTCGCCGCGAGATCCAGAAGATGACCGACAAGGACATCTTCATCAACATCGTCGAGGTGCGCAAGGCCGAGATCGAGGCCCAGCTCGTGGCTGAGAACATCGCCGGGCAGCTGGAACGGAGGGTCGCTTTCCGCCGTGCCCTCAAACGCAGCGTGTCTTCCGCACTGCGGTTTGGCGCCGAGGGGATCAAGGTCATGGTGGCCGGCCGTCTTAACGGGGCTGAAATGTCCAGGCGCGAGTGGTACCGGGAGGGGAGGGTTCCCCTGCAGACCCTTCGTGCCGACATCGATTACGGCTTCGCAGAGGCCCATACTACCTACGGGATCATCGGCGTGAAGGTCTGGGTCTTCAAGGGTGAAGTGACCGACCAGAGCACCAGCAGGGATGAAAGCAGGGCCTGACATGGGCCTGGCCAGGATCAGATAAGACCAGTGATGAGGGCGCCCGAGAAGGGGGCCATTGGGAGACAGCGTCATGTTGATGCCAAAGAAAGTCAAATTCAGGAAGCAGATGAAGGGCCGTATGAGGGGCATGGCCATGCGCGGCAACAAGCTGAGCTTCGGCGATTTCGGTCTTCAGGCCCTGACCCCTGGATGGATCACCGCGAGGCAGATCGAGTCCGCACGTATCGCCATCACGAGGCACGTCAAGAGGGGCGGTAAGGTCTGGATCCGGATCTTCCCGCACAAGCCCATCACCAAAAAGCCTGCCGAGACGCGGATGGGTAAGGGTAAAGGCTCCCCAGAGGCCTGGGTAGCCGTGGTCAAGCCCGGCCGGGTCCTTTATGAGCTCGAGGGCGTGACGGAAACCGTGGCCCGTGAGGCCATGAGGCTCGCTTCCCACAAACTTCCCATCAAGACGAAGATCCTTGCCAGGGAGGATGTGCGATGAAAGCCACTGAACTGAAGGACCTGACTCTGGACGAGCTTCGCCAGAAGGAAAATGACCTTAATTCTGAACTGTTCAACCTTCGTTTCCAGCTCGCCACCAGCCAGCTGGAAAACCCCATGCGGCTGCCCCTGACACGGAGAGATCTCGCGCGGGTCAAGACTGTTATCGCCGAGAAAGAGCGTGCGGCCGAGAGGACTGAATGATGCCAGAAGCCATCAGCACAGAACGGAAGATCATTGTCGGAAAAGTGGTGAGCAACCGCATGGAAAAGACAGCCGTGGTCCAGGTACAGCGGCGCTTTGCCCACCCCGTTTACAAGAAATTCGTGAGCAAGCGGGTCAAATACAAGATCCACGACGAACAAAACGACCTCAAAGTGGGTGACACTGTACGGATCGTGGAGACCAGGCCTCTGTCGAAAGACAAGAGGTGGCGTCTCCTTGAGATCCTCGAGCGGGCCCCGCAGGACTGATCGAGCTTCGCCAGAGAGGGATTGAGAGATGATCAAGGTTGAGACGGTGCTGGATGTGGCCGACAACAGCGGTGCCAAAAAGGTCCTGTGTTTCAGGATCCTCGGCGGCTCGAAGCGAAAGTCGGCAAGCGTGGGCGATGTTATCGTGGTTTCCATCAAGGAAGCCGCGCCGGAATCGAAGGTTAAAAAGGGTGACGTCCACCGGGCCGTCATCGTCAGGACAAAGAAAGAGGTCCGCAGGGCGGACGGATCCTACATCCGTTTCGACAACAACGCTGCGGTTATCATCAACGAGGCCCGGGAGCCTGTCGGGACCCGTATTTTCGGCCCCATCGCCAGGGAGCTGCGCGGGAAGAACTTCATGAAGATTGTTTCCCTCGCACCTGAGGTCCTCTAGGAGACTGCCATGGCCGGGATCGCCATCAGAAAAAACGACTTCGTCGTCGTCACGGCGGGTAAGGAAAAAGGGAAAAAAGGCAAGGTCCTGAAAATCCTCAGGGAAAAGGACCGGGTTATCGTCGAGAAGGTGAACTTTGTCAAGCGACACCAGAAGCCCTCAAGTGCCCAGAAGCAGGGCGGGATCATCGAGCGCGAAGGTTCGCTGCATCTGTCCAACGTCATGCTTTTCTGTGAAAAATGCGCAAAGGGTGTCAGGGTCCGCAGGCAGCGCCTCGACGACGGCAAAGTCGTCAGGTTGTGCGCCGGCTGCGGTGAATCCTTTGATTGACCGGGAGTGATTCTCCATGAATGAGATCCAGAGAAAATACAAGGAAGAGATCGTGCCGGCCATGATGAAGACGTTCAGCTACGTCAACATCATGGAGGTCCCCAGGGTTGAGAAAGTGGTCCTCAACATGGGGCTCGGAGACGCCCTGGAAAATGCCCGGGTCCTGGACACCTCCATGGAGGAACTTGCCAGGATCACCGGCCAGAAGCCCGTTCTCACAAGGGCCAGGAAGTCCATCGCCAACTTCAAACTGCGTGAGGGAAACCCCATAGGATGCCGGGTCACCCTGAGAAAACAGCGCATGTACGACTTCCTGTACCGCCTTCTCAACATCGCCCTTCCCCGTGTCAGGGACTTCAAGGGGGCCTCTCCCCGCGGGTTCGATGGCCGGGGCAACTACACCCTGGGTGTCCGCGAGCAGCTCATCTTTCCTGAGATCAACTACGACGATGTCGAGAAGATCAAGGGGATGAATATCACTATTGTCACGTCCGCCAAGACCGACGAAGAGGCGAAGGAACTCCTCAACCTCTTCGGTGTTCCGTTCAGGAAGTAGGACTGGAGAAGAAATGGCTAAAAAATCCCTTGTCAACAAGGCCAAAAGTAAACCCAAATTCGCTGTCCGCGGATACAACAGGTGTCCCCTCTGCGGCCGTTCAAGGGCTTATTTGAGGCGGTTCGCCATGTGCCGCATCTGTTTCAGGAACCGCGCCCTTGCCGGAGAAATCCCGGGCGTCGTCAAAGCGAGCTGGTAGGAGGAAAGCTATCATGTCAATGACCGATCCCATTGCCGACATGCTCACCAGGGTCCGCAATGCCCTCATGTCAGGTAAGGAGAAAGTGGACGTTCCAGCGTCCACGGTGAAGGAAGGCATCGCCCGGATCTTGCGGGACGAGGGTTATATCATCAATTACAGGGTTATCGAGGATAACAAGCAGGGGATTATCCGCATTACCCTGAAATACGGGGAGGTGGATACGCCCGCCATCGAGAAACTGCAGAGGATCAGCAAGCCTGGCCGGCGTGTCTACGTGCCCGCAAAGGAGGTCCCCAGGGTCCTCAACGGACTTGGCATCGCCATCCTGTCCACCTCGAAGGGGATTCTCACCAACCGTGAGTCCAAATTGCAGAACGTGGGCGGAGAGGTCCTCTGTTACATATGGTAATACCTTCCCGGGCCGCCAGGTACCGGTACGGGACAACTTTTCGGAGCGATGAGACATGTCCAGAATAGGTAAGCAGCCAATACCAGTGCCCGGCGGGGTCGATGTGAAGCTCGACAACAGGACCCTGACGGTGAAAGGTCCCAGGGGGTTTTTGATCCGCGACCTGCCCCTGGGCGTCGACATCGAGATAGACAGCGGTGAGATCCGGGTTCTTCCACCTTCGAGGCCCAAAGAGAAGACGGCATTTCAGGGGCTGACACGCAGCCTGATCCACAACATGGTGGTGGGCGTTTCCGAAGGGTACAAGAAGGAACTCGATATGGTCGGCGTCGGGTATCGAGCCATGGCCAAGGGCAGATCCCTGGAGATCCATGTCGGCTTTTCGCACCCGGTGGATTTCAACCTTCCCGACGGGATCACGGCTGACGTCGACAAGAGCAACAGGATCACCGTTGAGGGGATCGACAAGGAAAAAGTAGGCCAGACAGCTGCCGACATCAGGGCCCTCAGGCCCCCCGAACCCTACAAGGGCAAGGGCATAATGTACGTCGGGGAGAAGATCCGGCGCAAGGCCGGCAAGACCGGTGTCTAGAACGGTTTTCGGAGGATAATAAAGTGGGCAGGATCGAGGACAAAAAAAGGACCCGACAGGCGAGGCGCACAAGGATCAGGGGCAGGCTCCAGGGTACTACGCAAAGACCCAGGCTGTCGGTTTTCAGGAGCGCAAGGCACATTTACGCCCAGATCGTGGATGACGCTGTCGGGGCGGTATTGGCCAGCGCATCCACCATGGACAACCAGATCCGTGAGACTCTCAAGACCGGGGGCAACATGGACGCGGCCCGTGAGGTAGGAAAACTCATCGCCCAACGTGCCGCCAGCAAGAAGATCGAGAATGTGGCCTTCGATCGCGGCGGGTTTAAATACCATGGCCGTGTCCAGGCACTTGCCGAAGCCGCGAGGGAAGGCGGACTCAAGTTTTGACAACCTCGCAATCACACAGGACGATAGGTGCAAAATGGCTAAAGCGTTAAAAAAACCGCTTCGTGACGTTACGATCGATGATACGGAACTTATTGACAAGGTTGTTTTCATCAACCGTGTAGCCAAGGTGGTCAAGGGCGGGCGCAGGTTCCGCTTCAGCGCTCTTGTCGTTGTCGGGAACGGCAAGGGCCTGGTCGGGGTTGGGCAGGGTAAGGCCAACGAGGTCCCGGAGGCTATCCGGAAGGGGATCGAGAGCGCCAAAAGGAGCCTTTTCCGGATAGCGTTGAGCGGCTCCACGATCCACCACCAGGTGATCGGCAGGTGGGGCGCCGCCAAGGTGCTCCTGAAGCCCGCAAGCGCCGGTACCGGTGTTATCGCCGGCGGGCCGGTGCGCGCTCTCATGGAGGCTGTCGGGGTCAAGGATATCCTGACCAAGTGCCTCGGAACAAATAACCCCACCAACGTTCTCAAGGCCACCATCCAGGGGCTGCAGTCAGTCAGAAGCCCTGAGGATGTCGCCAGGCTGCGCGGCAAGAAGGTCAGCGAGATCCTTCACGGCTAGGAGCCTGTCGGAGAACCCAATACAGGCTCCTGGATAATGGTCGGGTCGGTTCCACATGGTTAAGACAAGTAGCCCAAAAAAATGAATCAAGGTCTGAAAAAGGACAATGGCTGACACACTTTCCGGCAGCGTGATGAGGTTCCCCGACACGCTGCTGGTTTGGGAGAGAGAAAGATGGCCAAGATCGATGTGACATTAGTGAAAAGCACCATCGGCCGCCCCGGCAAGCACGGCATCGTCGTGCGCAGCCTGGGGCTGAGAAAACTGAACCAGACGGTTCGCCACGAAGACAACGCCTGTATCAGGGGGATGGTCAACAAGGTCTCTCACCTGTTGAAGGTCGAAACCGTGGAGGAAGAATAGATGCTTAGTAATCTCAAGCCAGCCAAGGGTTCGACAAGGAAAAACCGCCGAGTCGGGCGTGGTCCCGGCAGCGGTGTCGGGAAAACAAGCGGCCGTGGTCATGGCGGTCAGTGGTCCCGATCGGGCGGTGGAGTGAAAGCAGGGTTCGAAGGCGGTCAGATGCCGCTTCAAAGGCGCCTGCCGAAGCGCGGTTTTACCAACTTGTTCCGCACCGAGTATACCATCGTCAACCTCAGTGACCTGAACAGGGTTGAGGATGTGCAGGTCATCGATCCGGACCTCATGGTCAAGCTCAGGCTTGTCCGGAAGGGGATGCCGGTCAAGGTCCTCGCGGTTGGGGAACTTACGCGCTCCGTAACCGTCAAGGCTCACAAATTCAGCACGGCTGCCGCGGCCAAGATCGAAATGGCCGGCGGAAAAGCCGAAACCGTCTGAGGGGGCCCACTTGCTTTCCAGCTTTGTCAACATTTTCAAGATTCCGGAATTAAAGCGCCGGATCTTCTTCACCTTCGGGCTGTTGGCCGTCTACCGTATCGGCGCCCATATCCCCACACCGGGTATTGATGGAATGGCGCTTGCCGAGTTTTTCAAACAGGCTCAGGGAACCCTGCTCGGGTTTTTTGACATGTTCTCGGGCGGCGCCCTGCTGAGGATGACCATCTTCGCCCTGGGTATCATGCCGTACATCTCGGCGAGCATCATCATCCAGCTCCTCACCGTTGTCATCCCTCACCTTGAGCGGCTCGCCAAGGAAGGGGACGCCGGCAGGCGGGTGATCGTCCGGTACACAAGGTACGGCACTGTGGGGCTGGCGGCGTTCCAGAGTTTTGCCATCTCAGTCGGACTCGAGCAGATGACTAGCCCCGGTGGCGCGCCTATCGTCCCGTTCCCGGGGTGGGGTTTCAGGTTCATGACCGTCATCAGCCTCACGGCGGGCACAGCGTTCATCATGTGGCTCGGTGAGCAGATCACGGAGCGGGGGATCGGGAACGGGATATCCCTCATCATCTTCGCCGGTATCGTCGCCAGGATGCCCACGGCAACCGTCCAGACCTTCTCCCTTGTCCGGACCGGTGAGATCTCTGTTTTCCTGATGCTGTTCGTCCTGGTGATCATGGTCGGGGCCATCGCGTTGATCATTTTCATGGAACGCGGGCAACGCCGGATACCGGTCCAGTACGCCAAACGCGTCGTGGGCCGCAAAATGTACGGAGGGCAGAGTACGCACCTGCCCCTCAAGGTAAACACTTCCGGGGTCATCCCGCCCATCTTCGCCTCGTCCATCCTGATGTTCCCGGCCACCGTTGCGGGGTTCATCAAGAACCCCATCATGGAAGCGGTCGCCAACACCTTCGCCCCGGGGCGCGCGTTGTACACAGTCCTTTACGTGGGCCTGATCATCTTCTTCTGCTATTTTTACACCGCCATCCAGTTCAATCCAGTGGATGTGGCTGAAAACCTGAAGAAGTACGGCGGGTACATCCCGGGGATCCGACCGGGTCGGAAGACCTCCGAGTACATCGACCGGGTGCTGTCCCGGATCACCTTCGGGGGGGCCCTGTACCTTTCAATGGTGTGTGTGCTTCCGGAGGTCCTTTACCGGATCTTTAACGTGCCCTTCTATTTCGGGGGAACCGGTCTGCTCATCGTTATCGGTGTCGCCCTGGACACGGTCACCCAGGTAGAGACCCACCTGGTGACGAGACATTATGAAGGGTTCATGAAGAAGGGCAGAATCAAGGGGAGACGATGATGGACTTTATCCTGCTGGGACCTCCTGGCGCAGGCAAGGGCACCCAGGCCAAGCTCATGATCGACAAGTGGAAGATCCCGCAGATCTCCACGGGCGATATCCTCCGAGCCGCCGTCCGGGAAGGCACAACTCTCGGTGTCGAGGCCAAGGGCTTCATGGACTCGGGGGGACTGGTCCCGGACCGTGTCGTCATCGGGATCATCGCCGAAAGGCTCAAGGAGGCCGACGCTTTTAACGGGTTTATCCTGGACGGATTTCCGAGGACCATTCCCCAGGCCGAAGCGCTTCAGGAGATCCTGGATGAACTGGGTAGGGAAATCCACCACGTGGTCAGTATCGAAGTCAACGAAGAGGAGCTCGTGTCCCGTCTGACGGGCCGCCGGATGTGCAAGGGGTGCGGGGAGAGCTTCCATCTCGCCTTCAACCCGCCGGCAGCTGATGGTGTCTGCGACCGCTGCAGTGGTGAGCTGTACCAGAGGGATGACGATAAGGAAGAGACCATTCGTCAGCGCCTGGCTATTTACACCCGGCAGACGGAACCCCTCATCGCTTATTACGGTGATCAGGGGAAGGTGAGACACATCGAGGGAACCGGAGGTATCCAGGATATCTTTTCCAGGATTCTCCAGGCCGTAGGCAGTTAAGAGGCTTTTTCAGGCCTGTTGAAGGGACCGGACACCTGAGATGATCCACCGCAAGTCTGTCGCCGAGATCGCCGTTATACAGGAGGGCGGCCGGTGTGTAGCAAAGGTCCTTGAAAGAATGAGACAGGTGGTGAAACCGGGCATCACCACCATGGATATCGAAAGGGAAGCGGACCGGATATCCCGGGAGCTGGGTATCGTACCGGCGTTCAGGGGTTATAACGGGTACCCGGCCTGCATATGCGTTTCGGTCAACGAGGAGGTCGTTCACGGCATCCCTTCTGAGGACAAGATCCTCGCCGAGGGAGATATCGTCGGGCTCGACTTCGGAGCTCTCCATAAGGGGTTTTACTCCGACGCCGCGGTTACCCTCACGGTGGGGAGAGTGGATGAGGAGACGCAGAGGCTCCTCGACGTGACACGCGAGGCCCTTGACCGTGGGATTGCCCAGGCCCGGCAGGGTAACAGGATCGGCGACATTTCGAGCGCCGTCCAGAATTACGTCGAGGACAACGGTTTTTCCGTGGTGAAGGTTTTTGTCGGGCACGGTATCGGCCGGAGTCTCCACGAGGAACCGCAGATTCCCAATTACGGCGAGCCCCAGTGGGGGGTCAGGCTCAAACCGGGGATGACACTGGCCATCGAACCCATGGTCAACGCCGGCACCGACGATGTCAAGGTACTAGCGGACGGATGGACAGCAGTGACCACTGATGGAAAGCTGTCTGCCCACTTCGAACACACCGTTGCGGTGACCGAAAACGGGCCGCTGATCGTGACCGTGGATAACTAGATCGCTTAGCCGGGGATTGTTCGGTGTTCGGCTGGGAAAAAGCAGCCAAAAGTCAGTAATCGTGGCGGTGCAAAGGTCATCAATGCGTCCCTTGCAACAGGAGATCAAGATTTAATGGCTAAAGAAGAAGCAATAGAAGTTGAGGGGACGGTTGTTGAACCACTGCCCAACGCCATGTTCAGGGTGGAGTTGGAAAACGGTCACCAGGTGTTGGCGCATATCTCCGGGAAGATGCGGATGCACTATATCCGCATACTGCCCGGAGACAAGGTTACGGTTGAACTGTCCCCTTATGATCTGACAAGAGGCAGGATCACCTACCGGGCGAAGTAGGCAGTCGCTCTGAACGGAAAGAGGATGTCATGAAAGTTCGACCTTCTGTCAAGAAGATGTGTGACAAGTGCAAGATCGTTCGGCGAAAACGTATCGTCCGGGTGCTTTGCGAGAACCCTAAGCATAAGCAGCGGCAGGGCTGATTACAGGAGGTGTTTGCGTGGCTCGTATTGCCGGAGTAGATTTACCCAGGAACAAGAGGATAGAGGTTGCGCTGACCTATATCTACGGTATCGGCCCTTCCAAGGCCGTCAAGATCGTTCGTGAAGCCGATGTTGATCCCGATGTCAGGGTCGTGGACCTTGACGAGGGTCAGGTCATCCGCCTCAGGGACATCATCGTGAAAAACCATATGGTTGAAGGCGATCTCCGCCGGGAGATCTCTTTCAGCATCAAGAGGAAGATGGACCTTGGCTGCTACCAGGGGCTTCGCCACAGGCGGGGACTCCCTGTCCGTGGTCAGAGGACCAAGACAAACGCCCGGTCCAGGAAGGGACACCGACCGTCCATCGGCGGCCGGAAGAAGAGATAGTCCCAAGCACGGGAGGAGAAATGGCTAAACCGAAAAAAGGTTCGGGCAGGAAAGTCAAGAAGAACATTCCTGTCGGTGTGGCTCACATCCAGGCCACATTCAACAATACGATCATCACCATTACGGATCCTGTCGGCAATACCCTTTCCTGGTCCAGCGCCGGGAGCAAGGGGTTCAAGGGGTCACGGAAAAGTACTCCCTTCGCGGCCCAGTTGGCTGCCGAGGACGCGGCCAAGAGGGCCA encodes:
- the rpmJ gene encoding 50S ribosomal protein L36, whose protein sequence is MKVRPSVKKMCDKCKIVRRKRIVRVLCENPKHKQRQG
- the rpsK gene encoding 30S ribosomal protein S11 — its product is MAKPKKGSGRKVKKNIPVGVAHIQATFNNTIITITDPVGNTLSWSSAGSKGFKGSRKSTPFAAQLAAEDAAKRAMEHGIRKVNVFVKGPGSGREAALRSLQASGLEVTMIRDVTPIPHNGCRPPKRRRV
- the infA gene encoding translation initiation factor IF-1, producing the protein MAKEEAIEVEGTVVEPLPNAMFRVELENGHQVLAHISGKMRMHYIRILPGDKVTVELSPYDLTRGRITYRAK
- the rpsM gene encoding 30S ribosomal protein S13, whose product is MARIAGVDLPRNKRIEVALTYIYGIGPSKAVKIVREADVDPDVRVVDLDEGQVIRLRDIIVKNHMVEGDLRREISFSIKRKMDLGCYQGLRHRRGLPVRGQRTKTNARSRKGHRPSIGGRKKR